One genomic segment of Podarcis raffonei isolate rPodRaf1 chromosome 7, rPodRaf1.pri, whole genome shotgun sequence includes these proteins:
- the PENK gene encoding proenkephalin-A, which yields MTFLLRCYFLLFALSTCLILTVQAECSKDCASCTHRLAYHADINPLACTLECEGKLPSAKAWETCKDLLQLSKLDLSQEGIGALGDNPKEQDESHLLAKKYGGFMKRYGGFMKKMDELYHIEPEEEPNGGEILAKRYGGFMKKDAEDDALANSSDLLKELLGTGENAETGHYRDLNDGEIIKRYGGFMRSIKRSPESEDDAKELQKRYGGFMRRVGRPEWWLDYQKRYGGFLKRFADSLLPSDEDGESYSKEVPEMEKRYGGFMRF from the exons aTGACATTTCTTCTGAGATGTTATTTCTTGCTCTTCGCTCTTAGCACATGCCTCATCCTTACAGTTCAGGCAGAATGCAGCAAAGACTGTGCATCTTGCACCCACCGATTGGCATATCATGCAGACATCAACCCCCTG GCATGTACACTAGAATGTGAAGGAAAGTTGCCCTCTGCCAAGgcctgggaaacctgcaaagacCTTCTGCAACTGAGTAAACTGGATCTTTCCCAGGAAGGCATTGGTGCCCTAGGAGACAACCCAAAAGAACAGGATGAGAGTCATTTGCTAGCCaaaaaatatggtggtttcatGAAAAGATATGGTGGCTTCATGAAGAAGATGGATGAGCTCTATCATATAGAACCAGAGGAGGAACCTAATGGAGGAGAAATCCTTGCTAAAAGGTATGGAGGCTTTATGAAGAAGGATGCTGAAGATGATGCCTTGGCTAATTCTTCTGATCTGCTGAAGGAGCTTCTTGGAACAGGAGAAAATGCTGAAACTGGGCATTATCGGGATCTGAATGATGGTGAAATCATCAAGAGGTATGGTGGCTTCATGAGGAGCATCAAGCGCAGTCCTGAATCGGAAGATGACGCCAAAGAGCTGCAAAAGAGATATGGTGGCTTCATGAGAAGAGTGGGGAGGCCAGAGTGGTGGCTGGACTACCAGAAACGATATGGTGGATTTCTTAAGCGTTTTGCCGATTCTCTCCTTCCTTCAGATGAAGATGGAGAAAGTTATTCCAAAGAGGTTCCAGAGATGGAAAAAAGATATGGCGGATTTATGAGATTTTAA